A stretch of the Rhizobium sullae genome encodes the following:
- a CDS encoding GH32 C-terminal domain-containing protein: MTQNLFLPLGYCLEFWAAGDGFFRFNIDGKTVWQARSFAIHPEFFSYHHREACEVTVVTNAPNAVLWAYGYQPQTVNETGITVFEFSDKGILQRTGAEIEDWLRSDPDRPTLHFSPIRHWMNDPVGLCKIDEIWHLFYQFHPSGSDWGPMHWGHATSRDLVNWLHMPVFLHPEQNLWRLGATGGAFSGNAFRDRDGSLMFFYTERLPAYDLFKGYREIQKIARPDRRMIKAEGIVTVLEQRPDGVEHDFRDPKVWWDDAANAYRMILGASIEGDPAVLLFGSGDGLDWQYLRPLYRAPVTFRQEGARAVECPDFFPLEDKWVLVMGFVGHVEPRTRRRNLLYALVGELINDAFVPDTSELQLLDFGTDYYAMQSFEADGRQIAFAWLFNWEYRKPEGSSYSGELSLPRALSLSEDKKKLLMLPVIEVAERYAADPVVEDKSGKFSLPKAPIEIRLSGPLEGSKLVATQGGELAFEVNVAEGVLSIRLAQDDGSIQYVAELGGGKDLRLFHDHGIVEIFADGGTVCGTRRGYANIEPDHLEISSSASAQVIERNLR; encoded by the coding sequence ATGACGCAAAACCTATTCCTACCCTTGGGGTACTGCTTGGAGTTTTGGGCCGCGGGCGACGGCTTTTTTCGTTTCAACATTGATGGGAAAACGGTTTGGCAGGCTCGGTCATTTGCCATCCATCCGGAGTTTTTCTCGTATCACCACAGGGAAGCTTGCGAGGTCACTGTTGTCACCAATGCGCCGAACGCTGTTCTGTGGGCCTATGGATATCAGCCTCAAACCGTGAACGAGACCGGTATAACAGTGTTTGAATTTTCGGATAAAGGGATCCTTCAACGCACCGGTGCGGAAATTGAAGATTGGCTTCGGTCCGATCCGGATCGTCCTACGCTTCATTTCTCGCCAATCCGGCATTGGATGAACGACCCCGTAGGTCTCTGCAAGATCGACGAGATATGGCACCTTTTTTATCAATTCCATCCCAGTGGCAGTGATTGGGGACCGATGCACTGGGGACATGCGACCAGCCGCGATCTGGTCAATTGGCTTCACATGCCGGTATTTCTGCATCCAGAACAGAACCTGTGGCGTCTCGGCGCCACGGGAGGCGCATTCTCCGGCAACGCCTTTCGGGATCGAGATGGAAGTTTGATGTTCTTTTACACCGAGCGCCTGCCCGCCTATGACCTTTTCAAGGGTTATCGGGAAATCCAGAAAATAGCGCGCCCAGATCGGCGGATGATCAAGGCGGAAGGCATTGTGACGGTGTTGGAGCAGCGTCCCGACGGGGTGGAGCACGACTTCCGCGATCCAAAGGTTTGGTGGGACGATGCAGCCAACGCCTATCGCATGATACTCGGCGCGTCGATCGAGGGCGATCCCGCTGTGTTGTTGTTCGGCTCCGGCGATGGTCTCGATTGGCAATATCTCAGGCCGCTCTACCGTGCGCCGGTTACCTTCCGCCAAGAAGGCGCGCGTGCGGTCGAATGCCCGGATTTCTTCCCGCTGGAGGATAAGTGGGTTCTGGTGATGGGCTTTGTTGGCCACGTCGAGCCACGAACACGGCGCCGCAATCTCCTTTATGCCCTGGTCGGCGAGTTGATCAACGATGCCTTCGTACCCGACACGTCGGAACTGCAATTGCTGGATTTCGGCACCGACTATTACGCGATGCAGAGTTTCGAGGCAGACGGACGTCAGATCGCCTTTGCCTGGCTTTTCAACTGGGAATACCGCAAGCCCGAGGGTTCATCCTATTCCGGGGAACTGTCCCTGCCCCGTGCTCTAAGTCTGAGCGAAGACAAGAAGAAGCTGCTCATGCTGCCAGTGATCGAAGTCGCCGAGCGGTATGCCGCCGATCCTGTCGTCGAGGACAAAAGCGGCAAATTCTCGCTGCCGAAGGCTCCCATCGAAATCCGCCTTTCCGGACCGCTTGAGGGCAGCAAGCTCGTCGCGACGCAGGGCGGCGAACTTGCCTTCGAGGTGAACGTCGCCGAGGGTGTCCTCTCGATCCGGCTCGCCCAGGACGACGGCTCGATCCAATACGTGGCGGAGCTTGGCGGCGGGAAGGACCTTCGTCTGTTTCATGATCATGGAATCGTCGAGATCTTCGCCGACGGCGGAACGGTCTGTGGAACCCGCCGCGGCTATGCGAATATCGAGCCCGATCACCTGGAAATCTCATCGTCCGCTTCAGCACAGGTTATCGAAAGGAATTTGAGATGA
- a CDS encoding acyltransferase — MDKEISKNRSAVDTERDARLQFLTWERSAQDIGSDQQKKLKEELARSAGARIADSAYIARDARVFTASLVIGEGSWIAGHALVRGDVEFGSNCSVNPYACISGKVRCGNGVRIASLVSIVGFNHGFDDPDVPINDQPHIALGILIGDDVWIGANAVILDGVTIGNGAVIAAGAVVTKDVPKLAIVAGVPAKVVRRRGETVIARSRRGEVENALTRISKTAETEWRDALVRHSTPEGYISAEADGMVRKAIRHQCDAIEIAAGFGQPPTGDEAKSIIDRLQALQDPSNGFFPDPYRLPNPAANIREDTLALYNVLSIGYALEILGTHPSHPISGVELDASALFDWLESFPWSTRAWLCGDRVDAIATALYFNARYFKSGRGKEILFGWLATHVDRATGLWGKPTAEQGLLQPVNGFYRLTRGAYAQFGIPVPLPEAAINSVLSHYRSNRGFSGATYTACNLLDTIHPLWLCLKQTDFMRAQAENVAETIILQAQDRWVSGQGFAFADGQVAGLQGTEMWLSTLHLAADLLGIAGEFAFVPQGVHRARSVGQGL; from the coding sequence ATGGATAAAGAAATTTCCAAAAACCGTTCCGCAGTCGACACGGAAAGAGATGCAAGGTTGCAATTCCTGACCTGGGAGCGCAGTGCGCAGGACATCGGGAGTGATCAGCAGAAAAAGCTCAAGGAGGAGCTTGCTCGATCCGCCGGTGCACGAATTGCAGACAGCGCCTATATTGCCCGCGACGCACGCGTCTTCACCGCGTCGCTCGTCATTGGCGAGGGCTCGTGGATTGCTGGGCATGCCCTTGTGCGAGGCGATGTCGAATTCGGCTCCAACTGCTCGGTCAATCCCTATGCCTGCATTTCCGGAAAAGTGCGCTGCGGAAACGGCGTGCGCATCGCATCGCTGGTCTCGATCGTCGGGTTCAACCACGGTTTCGACGATCCGGATGTGCCGATCAATGATCAACCGCACATAGCGCTTGGAATCCTGATCGGCGATGACGTCTGGATCGGCGCTAACGCGGTCATCCTCGATGGCGTGACTATCGGCAATGGCGCCGTCATCGCAGCAGGAGCGGTGGTGACGAAGGACGTGCCGAAGCTGGCGATCGTCGCCGGCGTGCCCGCTAAAGTCGTTCGTCGCCGGGGAGAGACGGTGATTGCACGGTCCCGGCGGGGTGAAGTCGAAAATGCGCTGACGCGTATCAGCAAAACCGCCGAAACTGAATGGCGTGATGCGCTGGTGCGTCATTCGACGCCGGAGGGATACATTTCGGCAGAGGCGGACGGGATGGTCCGCAAGGCAATCCGACATCAATGCGATGCTATCGAGATCGCAGCCGGTTTTGGTCAACCGCCGACGGGCGACGAGGCAAAATCGATCATCGATCGCCTGCAGGCGCTGCAAGATCCATCGAATGGCTTTTTCCCCGATCCCTATCGGCTACCGAATCCGGCGGCGAATATCCGGGAGGATACGCTGGCGCTCTATAACGTACTCTCGATCGGGTATGCGCTGGAAATTCTCGGCACCCATCCATCTCATCCCATTTCCGGAGTTGAACTGGACGCTTCAGCGCTCTTCGATTGGCTGGAATCCTTTCCCTGGAGCACGCGCGCTTGGCTGTGTGGCGATCGGGTGGATGCGATCGCCACTGCGCTTTATTTCAACGCGCGATATTTCAAAAGTGGCCGCGGAAAAGAAATTCTCTTTGGCTGGCTGGCGACTCATGTGGATCGTGCAACGGGGCTTTGGGGAAAACCGACGGCTGAGCAAGGCCTGTTGCAGCCCGTCAACGGTTTCTACCGGCTGACGCGCGGAGCCTATGCTCAATTCGGCATTCCGGTGCCTTTGCCGGAAGCGGCGATTAACTCCGTGCTTTCTCATTACCGCAGCAACCGCGGATTTTCAGGAGCGACCTACACCGCCTGCAATCTGCTCGATACGATCCATCCACTTTGGCTTTGCCTCAAGCAAACGGATTTCATGCGTGCGCAGGCGGAAAATGTGGCTGAGACAATCATCCTCCAAGCGCAAGACCGATGGGTTTCCGGACAGGGTTTCGCTTTTGCGGACGGCCAAGTAGCGGGTTTGCAAGGCACAGAGATGTGGCTTTCAACGCTGCATCTGGCTGCCGACCTTCTTGGCATAGCGGGCGAGTTTGCCTTCGTTCCACAAGGCGTGCATCGGGCCCGATCGGTCGGACAGGGCCTTTAG
- a CDS encoding FadR/GntR family transcriptional regulator, giving the protein MNTAIALKIARIPLRGSSVTIQTKDRSKGPGSLVSKVGQSLRHAIASGQYVPGDKLPSEVELTETHRVSRTVVREAVAAMKSDGLVEVRQGAGIFVLDPDIQAPFNRRIDKARVSSDLEVLEVRAPLEIEAAGLAALRRSPAQEEAIFECHRQILRCIENDQSIREADLALHFAIADATNNPLFRQHLEFHGAAAIPQSKVMPDPRPADQTAYRRMIHKEHEVIVMAISDRDEEAARNAMRDHLRGSQIRYRDLLRDFRAFSS; this is encoded by the coding sequence ATGAATACGGCGATCGCCTTGAAGATCGCCCGCATTCCATTAAGGGGATCGAGCGTGACCATCCAGACCAAGGATCGCAGCAAGGGGCCGGGGTCACTGGTTTCGAAAGTCGGACAAAGCCTTCGTCACGCGATTGCGAGCGGCCAATATGTCCCCGGCGACAAGCTCCCGAGCGAGGTTGAGCTGACCGAAACCCACCGGGTGAGCCGGACGGTGGTGCGCGAAGCCGTGGCCGCGATGAAGTCGGATGGGCTTGTCGAGGTGCGGCAGGGTGCGGGCATCTTCGTTCTTGACCCCGACATCCAAGCGCCGTTCAACCGAAGGATCGACAAGGCGCGTGTCTCGTCGGACCTCGAGGTGCTGGAAGTCAGAGCGCCGTTGGAAATCGAGGCCGCCGGCCTTGCGGCCTTGCGGCGCTCCCCGGCCCAGGAAGAAGCAATCTTCGAATGTCACCGGCAGATCCTTCGCTGCATCGAAAACGACCAGTCGATCCGCGAAGCCGATCTTGCACTTCACTTCGCCATCGCCGATGCGACCAACAACCCGTTGTTCCGGCAGCATCTGGAGTTTCACGGGGCGGCGGCTATTCCGCAGTCGAAAGTGATGCCCGACCCGCGCCCTGCCGATCAGACTGCCTACCGGCGGATGATCCACAAGGAGCATGAAGTGATTGTCATGGCGATCTCCGACCGGGACGAGGAAGCAGCCCGCAACGCCATGCGCGACCACCTGCGAGGCAGCCAGATTCGCTACCGCGATCTGCTCCGGGACTTCCGGGCATTTTCATCCTGA
- a CDS encoding carbohydrate-binding protein — MELTLKVVDIAGEVRAKASGMDEIYLVYRDAYKEGDHVVVEASEPGHLVLALDDAMQPAVVYMKGQAYALGVPFEAKRVPYSPHAFEGVLHRLFVRKARREEIGSRRNLAFNPWDDHANSSIFPHAKANVETRGEAVFAARNAIDGEKANDDHGFWPYTSWGINRDPEAALTLDFGRPVRIDEIVFYLRADFPHDASWEKASITFSDGETESFSLVKSGAAQSFPFAEKTVEWVRLHSLIKADDPSPFPALTQIEVWGREVD, encoded by the coding sequence ATGGAACTGACACTGAAGGTCGTTGACATTGCCGGCGAGGTTCGTGCCAAGGCAAGTGGAATGGACGAGATCTATCTGGTCTATCGTGATGCCTACAAGGAGGGGGATCACGTCGTCGTCGAAGCGTCCGAGCCCGGACATCTGGTCTTGGCGCTTGATGACGCGATGCAGCCTGCAGTGGTCTACATGAAGGGACAAGCCTATGCGCTCGGCGTCCCGTTCGAGGCGAAGCGCGTTCCCTATTCACCACATGCTTTCGAAGGCGTGCTCCATCGACTGTTTGTCCGCAAGGCGCGGCGGGAGGAGATCGGATCGCGCCGAAATCTGGCGTTCAATCCCTGGGACGACCACGCCAATTCCTCCATCTTCCCGCATGCCAAGGCGAATGTCGAAACACGTGGGGAGGCAGTCTTTGCCGCCCGCAATGCGATCGATGGCGAAAAGGCGAACGACGATCACGGTTTTTGGCCCTATACGAGTTGGGGCATCAACCGTGATCCCGAAGCCGCACTGACGCTGGATTTCGGGCGCCCCGTCAGGATCGACGAAATCGTCTTCTATCTGCGAGCCGATTTTCCGCACGATGCCTCGTGGGAAAAGGCGAGCATCACCTTTTCCGATGGAGAGACGGAGAGCTTCTCACTGGTCAAATCCGGTGCCGCGCAATCTTTTCCGTTCGCGGAAAAGACCGTGGAATGGGTGCGGTTGCACAGCCTCATCAAGGCCGACGACCCTTCTCCCTTTCCGGCACTGACCCAGATCGAAGTCTGGGGCCGCGAAGTGGACTGA
- a CDS encoding heparinase II/III domain-containing protein — protein MFSEIAEDLPPVLADFVPGAPFSDRLSWEAVSADMRTAVIGDAEAALGQAWSVIKASDYREYALNGNRSCFEALYFSRRRRLNDLVLAEMLEGRGRFIDAIVDGVFLVCEESGWQLPAHNAYERGGQRFALPDAEQPVIDLFAAETGALLATIVALLGDRLNEVSPLVGARIEQEVRTRLLTPYLTRHFWWMGNGAERMNNWTAWITQNVLLSTFGLKTDQGLRRKITEKALSSLDAFVKDYAPDGGCEEGVVYYRHAALCMAGAMAILDQAAPGCMARLWRAPKIRSMAEYISHMHVAGRQYFNFSDSAAVIEPCTVREYLFGKAVGSDALARFAANDRLSSKKPHLPDEWNLWYRVQELLVGSDLVAAPADASKTDIFYPGIGLFVARDDHYALAVKGGNNGESHNHNDVGSLTLYKDGKPFLIDIGVETYTSKTFSPRRYEIWTMQSAFHNLPTFGGVMQSDGADFAARDVDVEFNEGSARISLDLASAYSAVAKVRTYRRTVTLLRGQHVEVSDSHDGDLPAVLSLMTCAKPAVDGQNLHLESLGRIELDGGGEIEVDTIDIDDARLRLSWPSKIYRLRIPFAGTRLNLRIV, from the coding sequence ATGTTTAGCGAGATCGCGGAAGATTTGCCGCCAGTATTGGCAGACTTCGTTCCCGGCGCGCCCTTTTCGGATCGCCTCTCTTGGGAAGCCGTATCGGCGGACATGCGTACGGCGGTCATCGGTGATGCGGAGGCCGCTCTTGGCCAGGCCTGGTCGGTCATCAAGGCGTCCGATTACCGGGAATATGCGCTGAACGGCAATCGATCGTGTTTCGAGGCGCTCTATTTCTCGCGGCGGCGGCGATTGAACGATCTTGTGCTCGCCGAAATGCTGGAGGGCAGGGGGCGTTTCATCGATGCAATCGTCGACGGCGTCTTTCTTGTTTGCGAGGAAAGCGGATGGCAGCTTCCAGCCCACAATGCCTATGAGCGGGGCGGACAAAGGTTTGCTTTACCCGATGCCGAACAGCCGGTTATCGATCTTTTCGCGGCTGAAACGGGCGCCTTGCTGGCTACGATCGTGGCGCTACTTGGAGATCGGCTGAACGAGGTCAGCCCGCTGGTCGGCGCCCGTATCGAGCAGGAGGTGCGGACCCGACTCTTGACGCCATATCTCACCCGGCATTTCTGGTGGATGGGCAACGGTGCCGAGCGGATGAACAACTGGACGGCGTGGATCACGCAGAATGTCCTGTTGTCGACCTTCGGTCTCAAGACGGATCAGGGCCTGCGTCGAAAGATCACCGAAAAGGCGCTCTCCAGTCTGGATGCATTCGTAAAGGACTATGCTCCGGATGGCGGCTGTGAAGAAGGGGTCGTTTATTACCGGCACGCGGCGCTTTGCATGGCCGGCGCGATGGCCATTCTGGATCAGGCGGCACCGGGCTGCATGGCGAGGCTCTGGCGGGCTCCTAAGATCCGCAGCATGGCGGAATATATTTCCCACATGCATGTGGCCGGCCGGCAATACTTCAATTTTTCCGATTCCGCCGCTGTCATCGAGCCCTGCACCGTGCGCGAATATCTCTTCGGCAAGGCGGTCGGATCCGACGCGCTGGCGCGATTTGCCGCAAATGACAGGCTTTCATCGAAAAAACCGCACCTGCCGGACGAGTGGAACCTCTGGTACCGCGTCCAGGAGCTGCTCGTCGGCTCCGACCTGGTAGCCGCGCCGGCTGACGCATCAAAAACCGATATCTTTTACCCCGGCATCGGTCTGTTCGTTGCCCGCGACGATCATTATGCGCTGGCAGTTAAAGGCGGCAACAATGGCGAAAGCCACAATCACAACGATGTCGGCAGTCTGACGCTCTACAAGGACGGCAAGCCCTTCCTGATTGATATCGGCGTCGAAACCTATACGTCCAAAACCTTCTCGCCACGGCGCTATGAAATCTGGACCATGCAGTCCGCCTTCCACAACCTGCCGACGTTCGGCGGCGTGATGCAGTCGGATGGCGCGGATTTTGCTGCGCGCGACGTGGATGTGGAGTTCAATGAAGGTTCTGCGCGGATATCTCTCGACCTTGCCTCCGCCTATTCGGCAGTTGCCAAGGTGCGAACTTATCGCCGAACCGTCACGCTGCTGCGCGGGCAGCACGTGGAGGTTTCCGATAGCCATGACGGCGACCTGCCGGCCGTGCTGTCGCTGATGACCTGCGCAAAGCCGGCCGTGGATGGCCAAAATCTTCATCTCGAAAGCCTGGGACGGATCGAACTCGATGGCGGCGGCGAGATTGAGGTCGACACGATCGATATCGACGACGCCCGCCTGCGCCTTTCCTGGCCGTCAAAAATCTACCGGCTGCGTATCCCCTTTGCCGGGACGCGCCTGAACCTGCGGATCGTCTGA
- a CDS encoding carbohydrate ABC transporter permease yields the protein MSISNSTIAASGAPATARRSAKAMSRRRRKLQNALIAYSFIAPNFLGFAVFTLGPIVFAFALAFMHWDGSNAITFAGLDNFWRLFEDKAFIAAFWNTIIYTAVSVPATLACALGLAVLLNQKIFGRDFFRTAMFFPYVASLVAVAVVWNMIFNPEMGPVNMILYTLGLDPKDMPGWAADRHWAMVTVILFGVWKSMGYYMVIYLAGLQGINSELYEAADLDGANSWQKFLYVTVPQLAPTTFFVTVMLTIQSFKVFDQIYMITQGGPGTSTLVLVYHIYNEAFISWDLGYSSMIALVLFFLVLAVTVVQFRRQKED from the coding sequence GTGTCCATTTCGAATTCGACCATCGCGGCAAGCGGTGCGCCGGCAACGGCTCGACGCTCCGCCAAGGCCATGTCACGTCGTCGGCGCAAGTTGCAGAACGCGCTGATCGCCTATTCCTTCATTGCGCCGAATTTCCTGGGCTTTGCGGTCTTCACGCTCGGCCCGATCGTCTTTGCCTTTGCACTTGCTTTCATGCACTGGGACGGGTCCAACGCGATCACGTTCGCGGGCCTCGACAATTTCTGGCGGCTGTTCGAGGACAAGGCCTTCATCGCTGCCTTTTGGAATACGATCATCTATACGGCCGTATCGGTGCCGGCGACGCTCGCCTGCGCGCTGGGCCTTGCAGTTCTCCTGAACCAGAAGATCTTCGGGCGCGATTTCTTCCGCACAGCGATGTTCTTCCCCTATGTCGCCTCGCTGGTCGCCGTTGCGGTGGTCTGGAACATGATCTTCAACCCGGAAATGGGTCCGGTGAACATGATCCTCTACACGCTCGGCCTCGACCCCAAGGACATGCCCGGCTGGGCCGCGGACCGGCATTGGGCCATGGTTACGGTCATCCTCTTCGGTGTCTGGAAGAGCATGGGCTATTACATGGTCATCTACCTGGCCGGCCTGCAGGGCATCAATTCCGAGCTCTATGAGGCCGCCGATCTCGATGGCGCCAATTCCTGGCAGAAATTCCTTTATGTCACCGTGCCCCAGCTGGCGCCGACGACTTTCTTCGTCACCGTCATGCTGACCATCCAGTCGTTCAAGGTCTTCGACCAGATCTACATGATCACCCAGGGAGGCCCCGGCACATCAACCCTCGTCCTCGTCTATCACATCTACAACGAGGCCTTTATTTCCTGGGATCTTGGCTATTCCAGCATGATTGCATTGGTCCTCTTCTTCCTCGTGCTGGCGGTCACCGTCGTGCAGTTCCGCCGCCAGAAAGAGGACTGA
- a CDS encoding carbohydrate ABC transporter permease — MQIAKRSARSRQIRVKTIAIYLTVIVITAVMLMPFAWMLSASLKLSRDVFVFPIEWIPSEPRWQNYIDIWSKIPLALFIYNTSKLTVMVTSLQLLTSSFAAYAFAKLDFPYKNTLFLGYIATIAMPWQVYMVPQFLLMREFGLNNTHLALICLQAFTAFGVFLMRQFYMSIPTELCEAARIDGMNEYQIWAKIMLPLSKPALSTLTIFTFVTTWNDFLGPMIYLTKTELKTIQIGLRMFISQYSAEYGLIMAASVVALIPVLIVFLSLQRFFVEGVASSGLKG, encoded by the coding sequence ATGCAGATCGCCAAGCGCTCCGCCAGGAGCAGACAGATCAGGGTCAAGACGATTGCGATTTACCTGACCGTCATCGTCATCACCGCGGTGATGCTCATGCCCTTTGCCTGGATGCTGTCCGCCTCGCTGAAACTCAGCCGCGACGTCTTCGTCTTCCCGATCGAATGGATCCCATCTGAACCGCGCTGGCAAAACTATATCGACATCTGGTCCAAGATCCCGCTGGCGCTGTTCATCTACAACACATCTAAGCTGACGGTCATGGTCACGTCCTTGCAGCTCCTGACGTCGAGCTTTGCGGCCTATGCATTCGCCAAGCTGGACTTTCCCTACAAGAACACGCTTTTCCTCGGTTATATCGCCACTATCGCCATGCCCTGGCAGGTCTATATGGTGCCGCAATTCCTGCTAATGCGGGAATTCGGGCTGAACAACACGCATCTGGCGCTCATCTGCTTGCAGGCCTTTACCGCCTTCGGTGTGTTCCTGATGCGGCAGTTCTACATGTCGATCCCGACCGAGCTCTGCGAGGCGGCGCGCATCGACGGCATGAACGAGTACCAGATCTGGGCGAAGATCATGCTGCCGCTGTCCAAGCCGGCGCTCTCGACGCTAACCATCTTCACCTTCGTGACCACCTGGAACGACTTCCTCGGGCCGATGATCTACCTGACCAAGACGGAGCTGAAAACGATCCAGATCGGGCTCCGCATGTTCATCTCCCAATATTCCGCCGAATACGGGCTAATCATGGCCGCATCGGTCGTCGCCCTCATTCCGGTCCTCATCGTCTTCCTGTCGCTGCAACGCTTCTTCGTCGAAGGCGTCGCCTCCTCGGGCCTGAAAGGTTAA
- a CDS encoding glycoside hydrolase family 88 protein — protein MTAVMPTAPQPITDAEVKAALDLAVAQVRRNLPTFTYASQNHSSVGNVYPAVANDQWTAGFWPGEIWLAFEHAGDKVFQYAAQIQVQSFLHRIENRIETDHHDMGFLYSPSCVAAWKLVGDEDGRKAAILAADQLIERFQPIGQFIQAWGRKGVAEEYRYIIDCLLNLPLLYWATRETNDPKYRDIALIHARTTLANSVRPDDSTYHTFYMDPVTGAPVRGATKQGYRDDSFWARGQAWGIAGMALSYRYERIDEYRNTFDRLLNFYLHRLPADLIPYWDLVFSDADGEPRDTSAASIVACGLLEMAAMVEDDVAARYHDLARRMMKSLAERYAVKDPAVSNGLVLHGTYSKKSPYNTCRGEGVDECVSWGDYYYMEALTRLSRAWSSYW, from the coding sequence ATGACTGCCGTTATGCCGACCGCGCCGCAGCCGATCACCGATGCCGAGGTCAAGGCCGCGCTCGATCTCGCCGTGGCACAGGTCCGCCGCAACCTGCCGACATTCACCTATGCGTCGCAGAACCATTCGAGCGTCGGCAATGTCTATCCGGCGGTCGCCAACGACCAGTGGACCGCTGGCTTCTGGCCGGGGGAAATCTGGCTCGCCTTCGAGCATGCCGGCGACAAGGTCTTCCAATATGCGGCGCAGATCCAGGTACAGAGTTTCCTGCATCGGATTGAAAACCGCATCGAGACCGACCACCACGACATGGGCTTCCTCTATTCGCCCTCCTGCGTCGCGGCCTGGAAGCTGGTGGGCGACGAAGACGGCCGCAAAGCCGCAATCCTTGCCGCCGATCAGCTCATCGAACGCTTCCAGCCCATCGGTCAGTTCATCCAGGCCTGGGGCCGCAAGGGCGTCGCAGAGGAATATCGCTATATCATCGACTGCCTGCTGAACCTGCCCCTACTTTACTGGGCGACGCGGGAAACCAACGATCCGAAATACCGCGACATCGCCCTCATCCATGCCCGTACGACGCTTGCGAACTCGGTACGGCCGGACGACTCCACCTATCACACCTTCTACATGGACCCGGTGACGGGGGCGCCGGTGCGCGGTGCCACGAAGCAGGGATACAGGGACGACAGTTTCTGGGCGCGCGGGCAGGCTTGGGGCATTGCCGGAATGGCGCTGTCCTACCGCTATGAGCGGATCGACGAATACCGCAACACCTTCGACCGGCTGCTGAACTTCTACCTGCACAGGCTGCCGGCTGACCTCATCCCCTATTGGGACCTCGTGTTCTCCGACGCGGACGGCGAGCCGCGCGATACGTCGGCCGCGTCGATCGTCGCTTGCGGCCTACTCGAAATGGCCGCGATGGTCGAAGACGACGTCGCCGCCCGTTACCATGACCTCGCGCGCCGCATGATGAAAAGCCTCGCAGAGCGTTATGCGGTCAAGGATCCGGCCGTCTCCAACGGCCTGGTCCTGCATGGCACCTATTCGAAGAAATCGCCCTACAATACCTGCCGAGGCGAAGGCGTCGACGAGTGCGTCTCGTGGGGCGACTACTATTACATGGAAGCCCTGACGCGCCTTTCGCGCGCTTGGTCTTCCTATTGGTGA
- a CDS encoding ABC transporter ATP-binding protein: protein MASISLKKLNKTYGALTVVHDIDLEIADKEFIILVGPSGCGKSTTLRMIAGLEEISGGNLVIGGDLVNDVPSKDRDIAMVFQNYALYPHMTVYKNMAFGLQLRRASREVIDQKVQEAAKILDITHLLNRKPKALSGGQRQRVALGRAMVRNPAVFLLDEPLSNLDAKLRGTMRAEITKLHKRLDATFIYVTHDQIEAMTMADRIVVMKDGHIQQVDTPQNLYDRPINMFVASFIGAPQMNMLPSAIERRGDGYAALFDGWELPLPAHFEKSRIEPYVGRGLVVGIRPENFHELPPADIAPENLAPFGAVVELAEPMGSEVHLNIVAGGRDLIARVSPRFKTKIGDEVKLTVDTTNVQLFDKETERSILY from the coding sequence ATGGCCAGCATTTCACTCAAGAAACTGAACAAGACCTACGGCGCGCTAACCGTCGTGCACGACATCGATCTAGAGATCGCCGACAAGGAATTCATCATCCTCGTCGGCCCTTCGGGCTGCGGCAAATCGACGACGCTCAGGATGATCGCCGGCCTGGAAGAGATTTCCGGTGGAAATCTGGTCATCGGCGGCGATCTGGTCAATGACGTTCCGTCAAAGGACCGTGACATCGCCATGGTCTTTCAGAACTACGCTCTCTACCCGCACATGACGGTCTATAAAAACATGGCGTTCGGACTGCAGTTGCGAAGAGCGTCACGCGAGGTCATCGACCAGAAGGTTCAGGAAGCCGCAAAGATCCTGGACATCACGCATCTCCTGAACCGCAAACCGAAAGCGCTTTCCGGCGGCCAGCGCCAGCGTGTCGCGCTCGGCCGCGCCATGGTCCGCAATCCCGCCGTCTTCCTGCTGGATGAGCCGCTGTCCAACCTCGACGCCAAGCTGCGCGGCACGATGCGCGCCGAAATCACCAAGCTGCACAAACGTCTCGACGCCACGTTCATCTATGTCACTCACGATCAGATCGAGGCGATGACGATGGCCGACCGGATCGTAGTGATGAAGGACGGCCATATCCAGCAGGTCGATACGCCGCAGAACCTCTATGACCGACCGATCAACATGTTTGTCGCAAGCTTCATCGGAGCGCCGCAGATGAACATGCTGCCCTCGGCGATCGAGCGTCGGGGCGATGGGTATGCCGCCCTGTTCGACGGGTGGGAACTACCGCTGCCGGCTCATTTCGAAAAGAGCCGTATCGAACCCTATGTCGGCCGCGGACTGGTCGTCGGCATTCGTCCGGAAAACTTTCACGAACTGCCGCCGGCCGATATTGCGCCGGAGAATCTGGCGCCCTTTGGCGCCGTCGTGGAACTCGCAGAACCGATGGGGTCGGAAGTCCATCTGAACATCGTCGCCGGCGGCCGCGACCTAATCGCGCGTGTGTCGCCACGCTTCAAGACGAAGATCGGCGACGAGGTAAAACTGACCGTCGATACGACCAATGTGCAGCTCTTTGACAAAGAAACGGAGCGCTCGATCCTCTACTGA